A region from the Sulfurivermis fontis genome encodes:
- the greB gene encoding transcription elongation factor GreB — protein MSRYRPPQPRSSLYITAAGYRRLQSELQGLWQRRHEVVKALAAAAAEGDRSENAEYIYRKKELREIDRRIRYLQKRLPELTVVSAAPSDPSRIYFGAWVSVEDEDGNEHTWRIVGPDEFDPEQGWISMDAPLARALMKKQVDDEVEIELPKGKTRYWITAIHYTP, from the coding sequence ATGTCACGTTACCGACCCCCGCAGCCGCGCAGCTCCCTCTACATCACCGCCGCCGGTTATCGGCGTCTGCAAAGCGAGCTGCAGGGCCTGTGGCAACGGCGCCATGAAGTGGTGAAGGCCCTGGCGGCGGCCGCCGCCGAGGGCGATCGCTCGGAGAACGCCGAGTACATCTACCGCAAGAAGGAACTGCGCGAGATCGACCGGCGCATCCGCTACCTGCAAAAACGCCTGCCGGAACTGACCGTGGTGAGCGCCGCGCCGAGCGATCCATCGCGGATCTATTTCGGTGCCTGGGTCAGCGTCGAGGATGAAGACGGCAACGAACATACCTGGCGCATCGTCGGCCCGGATGAATTCGACCCCGAACAGGGCTGGATCAGCATGGATGCGCCGCTGGCCCGCGCACTGATGAAGAAACAGGTGGACGACGAGGTGGAGATCGAACTGCCCAAAGGGAAGACGCGCTACTGGATCACCGCCATACACTACACGCCATGA
- the hemF gene encoding oxygen-dependent coproporphyrinogen oxidase yields the protein MNQADIDAVAQYLRELQDRLCAALQQEDGAAEFREDAWHKPAGGGGRTRVLADGALFEQAGVNFSHVMGDSLPAAATAARPELAGRSWQAMGVSLVLHPRNPYVPTSHMNVRLFVAEKAGAAPLWWFGGGYDLTPYYGYKEDVVHWHRTARTACAPFGDEVYPRYKQWCDEYFFLKHRNEARGVGGIFFDDLNAWGFVKCFAFVRSVGDSYLGAYLPIAQRRRDTPYGERQRDFQLYRRGRYVEFNLVWDRGTLFGLQSGGRTESILMSMPPLVKWRYDWQPAPGSAEAQLYEKFLPPRDWLAGIS from the coding sequence ATGAATCAAGCCGATATCGATGCCGTGGCGCAGTATCTGCGCGAGTTGCAGGACCGCCTGTGCGCAGCCTTGCAGCAGGAGGATGGCGCGGCGGAGTTTCGGGAGGATGCCTGGCACAAGCCGGCGGGTGGCGGCGGCCGCACCCGCGTGCTCGCCGATGGTGCGCTGTTCGAGCAGGCCGGGGTCAACTTCTCCCATGTGATGGGTGATAGCCTGCCGGCAGCGGCGACGGCGGCACGGCCTGAGCTGGCCGGCCGTTCCTGGCAGGCGATGGGCGTGTCGCTGGTGCTGCACCCGCGCAATCCCTATGTGCCCACCTCGCATATGAATGTGCGCCTCTTCGTGGCGGAAAAGGCCGGCGCGGCGCCCTTGTGGTGGTTCGGCGGCGGTTATGACCTGACGCCGTATTACGGTTACAAGGAAGATGTGGTGCACTGGCACCGCACCGCGCGCACGGCCTGCGCGCCGTTCGGCGATGAGGTCTACCCACGCTACAAGCAGTGGTGCGACGAGTATTTCTTTCTCAAACACCGCAACGAGGCGCGTGGGGTCGGCGGGATATTCTTCGATGACCTCAATGCCTGGGGTTTTGTGAAATGTTTTGCCTTCGTGCGCAGTGTCGGCGATAGCTATCTCGGCGCCTACCTGCCCATCGCGCAACGTCGCCGCGACACACCGTATGGCGAACGGCAGCGCGACTTCCAGCTCTATCGCCGAGGCCGCTACGTGGAGTTCAATCTGGTATGGGACCGTGGCACCCTGTTTGGCCTGCAATCCGGCGGCCGTACCGAGTCCATACTGATGTCCATGCCGCCGCTGGTGAAATGGCGGTATGACTGGCAGCCCGCGCCAGGCAGTGCAGAGGCGCAGTTGTACGAGAAATTTCTGCCACCGCGCGACTGGCTGGCCGGTATATCGTAG
- a CDS encoding L-threonylcarbamoyladenylate synthase, producing MTPFQLREAVRALRRGGLIAYPTEAVYGLGCDPRNADAVRRLLELKQRPMDKGLILVAADFAQLQPYLLPLADTLARQVSASWPGPVTWLLPVPSQVPVWLRGRHDSLAVRVSAHPVVRALCAAFGGPIVSTSANPAGQRPARDPLTVQRMFAGHVDCILHAPLGGLERPTEIRDGRTGRIVRAGQ from the coding sequence ATGACGCCCTTCCAATTGCGTGAGGCCGTGCGCGCCCTGCGGCGCGGCGGCCTCATCGCCTATCCCACCGAGGCGGTCTATGGTCTCGGTTGTGACCCGCGCAATGCCGATGCCGTACGGCGACTGCTGGAGTTGAAGCAGCGCCCCATGGACAAGGGCCTGATCCTGGTGGCCGCCGACTTCGCGCAGCTGCAACCCTATCTGCTGCCCCTGGCCGACACGCTGGCCCGACAGGTATCTGCGTCCTGGCCCGGTCCGGTGACCTGGCTGTTGCCGGTGCCGTCGCAGGTGCCGGTGTGGCTGCGCGGCAGGCACGACAGCCTGGCAGTACGCGTCAGCGCCCATCCTGTGGTGCGTGCCTTGTGCGCCGCCTTCGGCGGCCCCATAGTTTCCACCAGTGCCAACCCCGCCGGGCAGCGCCCGGCACGCGATCCGTTGACGGTGCAACGTATGTTCGCCGGCCATGTCGACTGCATCCTGCACGCCCCGCTGGGCGGACTGGAGCGTCCCACCGAGATTCGTGATGGCCGGACCGGCCGCATCGTGCGCGCCGGGCAGTAG
- a CDS encoding TRAP transporter small permease subunit, which translates to MPGQTYNPPLFPTTTMPMPLLERIAAVIDALSEWTGRLIAWLTLAMVLVTCAVVVLRYAFNLGWIALQESITYLHALVFMLGAAYTLRHDGHVRVDIFYRRLSPRGQAWVDLLGSLLLLLPVCVFILWISWDYVAASWSLLEGSRDAGGLPLVYLLKSVIPLMALLLLIQGLGQALRSLLVLRGHPEDAPAHDAEVEV; encoded by the coding sequence ATGCCGGGGCAAACGTACAATCCACCCCTGTTTCCCACGACCACCATGCCCATGCCGCTGCTGGAACGGATAGCCGCCGTCATCGACGCCCTGAGCGAGTGGACCGGGCGCCTCATCGCCTGGCTGACCCTCGCCATGGTGCTGGTGACCTGTGCCGTGGTGGTGCTGCGCTATGCCTTCAACCTGGGCTGGATCGCCCTGCAGGAATCCATCACCTACCTGCACGCCCTGGTCTTCATGCTGGGCGCGGCCTATACCCTGCGCCACGACGGCCATGTGCGTGTCGACATTTTCTACCGCCGTCTGTCGCCCCGCGGCCAGGCCTGGGTAGACCTGCTCGGCAGCCTGCTGCTGCTCCTGCCGGTGTGCGTATTCATCCTGTGGATCAGCTGGGACTACGTGGCCGCCTCGTGGTCCCTGCTGGAAGGCTCGCGCGACGCCGGCGGCCTGCCCCTGGTCTATCTGCTGAAGAGCGTCATCCCGCTGATGGCCCTGCTGCTGCTGATCCAGGGACTCGGCCAGGCACTGCGCAGCCTGCTGGTGCTGCGCGGCCATCCCGAGGACGCCCCCGCCCACGACGCCGAGGTGGAGGTGTAG
- the uvrD gene encoding DNA helicase II, with product MDVSDLLEHLNPAQREAVCAPPGNLLILAGAGCGKTRVLTHRIAWLIRAEHVSPWSILAVTFTNKAAHEMRGRIEHLLQAPIGGMWVGTFHGLAHRLLRAHWQEAGLPQSFQIMDSEDQLRLVKRLMREASVDDARWPPRQVVGFINARKDEGVRPPAVEHYGDPYLKMMVQLYRSYEEACQRSGQVDFAELLLRAHELFLKRPDVLAHYRERFRHILVDEFQDTNAIQYAWLRLLAGDSGMVFAVGDDDQSIYGWRGAKVENIHQFRKDLRDVRLIRLEQNYRSTATILKAANALIDHNADRLGKELWTEGAQGEPIRLYGAFNELEEARFVVEQIRQWVNEGHRRDEAAVLYRSNAQSRVLEEALMQAQMPYRIYGGLRFFERQEIKDALAYLRLVANRHDDASFERAVNTPTRGIGERTVQTVRDHARASSLSLWQAASDILARNLLAARAANALKGFIDLIDALAADTAGLELHEQAQHVVQVSGLIEHYRKEKGEKGQARIENLEELVNAAREFEFDAETHGDMLPLDAFLAHAALEAGEGQADEWDDAVQLMTLHSAKGLEFPLVFLCGMEEGLFPHQMSMDEPGRLEEERRLAYVGMTRAMQRLFLTYAEVRRLYGEEKYTRPSRFVREVPAEFIEEIRLRGGVSQPAFHGAAAAAEPDGLRLGARVLHPKFGEGVLLSYEGQGAQARVQVNFDHVGSKWLVLAYANLVAV from the coding sequence ATGGACGTTTCCGATCTGCTAGAACATCTCAACCCGGCACAGCGCGAGGCGGTATGTGCGCCGCCGGGCAACCTGCTGATCCTGGCCGGTGCCGGTTGTGGCAAGACCCGCGTCCTCACCCACCGCATCGCCTGGCTGATCCGTGCCGAGCATGTCTCGCCCTGGTCGATCCTCGCCGTCACCTTCACCAACAAGGCGGCGCACGAAATGCGCGGCCGCATCGAACATCTGTTGCAGGCGCCCATCGGTGGCATGTGGGTGGGCACCTTCCACGGTCTGGCCCACCGCTTGCTGCGCGCCCACTGGCAGGAGGCCGGCCTGCCGCAGTCGTTCCAGATCATGGACAGCGAAGACCAGCTGCGGCTGGTCAAGCGCCTGATGCGCGAGGCCAGTGTCGATGACGCACGCTGGCCGCCGCGCCAGGTGGTGGGGTTCATCAACGCGCGCAAGGATGAGGGGGTGCGCCCGCCGGCGGTGGAGCACTACGGCGATCCCTACCTGAAGATGATGGTGCAGCTCTACCGGAGCTATGAAGAGGCCTGCCAGCGCAGTGGCCAGGTGGACTTCGCCGAGCTGCTGCTGCGCGCCCATGAGCTGTTTCTCAAGCGTCCCGATGTGCTGGCCCATTACCGGGAGCGCTTCCGCCATATCCTGGTGGACGAGTTCCAGGACACCAACGCCATTCAATATGCCTGGCTGCGCCTGCTGGCCGGTGACAGCGGCATGGTGTTCGCCGTGGGTGATGACGATCAATCCATTTACGGCTGGCGCGGCGCCAAGGTGGAAAACATCCACCAGTTCCGCAAGGACCTGCGCGATGTGCGCCTGATCCGGCTGGAGCAGAATTACCGCTCCACCGCGACGATCCTCAAGGCCGCCAACGCCCTCATCGATCACAATGCCGACCGCCTCGGCAAGGAGTTGTGGACCGAGGGCGCGCAGGGCGAGCCGATACGCCTGTACGGCGCCTTCAATGAACTGGAGGAAGCGCGCTTCGTGGTGGAACAGATCCGCCAGTGGGTGAACGAGGGCCACCGGCGTGACGAGGCGGCGGTGCTTTACCGTTCCAACGCCCAGTCGCGCGTGCTGGAAGAGGCCCTGATGCAGGCGCAGATGCCCTACCGTATCTATGGCGGCCTGCGCTTCTTCGAGCGGCAGGAGATCAAGGATGCCTTGGCCTACCTGCGCCTGGTGGCCAACCGCCACGATGACGCCTCCTTCGAGCGGGCGGTGAACACGCCGACGCGCGGCATCGGCGAGCGCACGGTGCAGACGGTGCGCGACCACGCCCGTGCTTCCAGCCTTTCCCTGTGGCAGGCGGCCAGCGACATCCTCGCCCGCAACCTGCTGGCGGCGCGTGCGGCCAACGCCCTCAAGGGATTCATCGATCTGATCGATGCCCTGGCGGCCGATACCGCGGGCCTCGAACTGCACGAGCAGGCTCAGCACGTGGTACAGGTGAGCGGACTCATTGAACACTATCGCAAGGAAAAAGGCGAAAAGGGCCAGGCTCGCATCGAGAACCTGGAAGAATTGGTGAATGCCGCGCGCGAATTCGAATTCGACGCGGAAACCCACGGTGACATGCTGCCGCTCGATGCCTTCCTCGCCCACGCCGCGCTGGAGGCCGGCGAAGGCCAGGCCGACGAATGGGACGACGCGGTACAGCTGATGACGCTGCACTCGGCCAAGGGCCTCGAGTTCCCGCTGGTGTTCCTCTGTGGCATGGAGGAGGGCCTGTTCCCGCACCAGATGTCCATGGACGAACCGGGTCGGCTGGAGGAGGAGCGGCGCCTGGCCTACGTCGGCATGACCCGCGCCATGCAGCGCCTGTTTCTCACCTATGCCGAGGTGCGCCGTCTCTATGGCGAGGAAAAATACACCCGCCCCTCGCGCTTCGTGCGCGAGGTGCCGGCGGAATTCATCGAGGAGATCCGCCTGCGCGGCGGCGTCAGCCAGCCTGCCTTCCATGGGGCCGCGGCGGCGGCGGAACCCGATGGCTTGCGCCTCGGCGCGCGGGTGCTGCATCCCAAGTTCGGCGAGGGCGTGTTGCTGTCCTATGAGGGCCAGGGGGCGCAGGCACGGGTGCAGGTCAATTTCGATCACGTAGGCAGCAAGTGGCTGGTGCTGGCCTATGCCAATCTGGTAGCGGTGTAA
- a CDS encoding TIGR00730 family Rossman fold protein yields MSDDHKSHHPGMTPLDDTALSRESWKIFQIMAEFVEGFERLARISPSVSIFGSARFAPDHPYYKLTEEIARALSDAGFSVVSGGGPGIMEAANKGAYAGKSPSVGLNIQLPHEQVGNPYQDIRLTFRHFFSRKVMFVKYAAAYVVMPGGFGTLDELAEILTLVQTGKTRRIPIILVHSPFWNGLIDWFRDTLVAEKTISPEDLDLFQVLDHPQDVVNAIFSHYEHRGFEPSAEEREILLDL; encoded by the coding sequence ATGAGCGACGATCACAAATCACACCACCCGGGCATGACGCCTCTCGATGACACCGCCCTCAGCCGCGAATCGTGGAAGATCTTCCAGATCATGGCCGAATTCGTCGAAGGCTTCGAACGCCTGGCACGCATCAGCCCCTCGGTGTCCATCTTCGGTTCGGCCCGCTTCGCCCCCGATCACCCCTATTACAAACTGACCGAGGAGATCGCCCGCGCCCTGTCCGATGCCGGCTTCTCGGTGGTCAGTGGCGGCGGCCCCGGCATCATGGAGGCGGCCAACAAGGGCGCCTACGCCGGTAAATCACCGTCGGTCGGCCTCAACATCCAATTGCCGCACGAGCAGGTGGGCAATCCCTATCAGGACATCCGCCTCACCTTCCGCCACTTCTTTTCGCGCAAGGTGATGTTCGTGAAATATGCCGCCGCCTACGTGGTGATGCCCGGCGGCTTCGGCACCCTGGACGAACTGGCCGAGATCCTCACCCTGGTGCAGACCGGCAAGACCCGCCGCATCCCCATCATCCTGGTGCACAGCCCGTTCTGGAACGGGCTCATCGACTGGTTCCGCGACACCCTGGTGGCGGAGAAGACCATCAGCCCGGAAGACCTGGACCTGTTCCAGGTGCTGGACCACCCCCAGGACGTGGTCAATGCTATTTTCAGTCACTACGAGCACCGTGGCTTCGAGCCCTCCGCCGAAGAGCGGGAAATTCTCCTCGACCTGTGA
- a CDS encoding TRAP transporter large permease: MEWLALLLFLAVCLVLLAGYPVALSLAGTALLFAFAGAAFGVFDITLLQALPNRLYGIMTNETLIAVPLFVFMGVMLERSRVAENLLDTMASLFGPLRGGLGISVVVVGMLLAASTGIVGATVVTMGLLSLPTMLKRGYSPRLAAGTICASGTLGQIIPPSIILILLGDVLSSAYQQAQLDMGIFSPETVSVGDLFAGALFPGLLLVVMYMLYLIAVAMFSPQAMPALPPEDRALRGAALAERLFKVLLPPLLLILAVLGSIMGGIATPTEAAAVGAIGAMLLAASQRQFDRRRLTEVMRSTTQITAMVFLIFVGASLFSLVFRGYGGDELIKELLSDLPGGVIGAMIIVMLVMFLLGFILDFIEITLVVVPIVAPILLAMGLDPVWLGVMIAINLQTSFLTPPFGFALFYLRGVAPPQLNTLDIYRGVVPFIVIQLLMLGLLALWPELATWLPGVVYSD; the protein is encoded by the coding sequence ATGGAGTGGCTGGCCCTGCTGCTGTTCCTTGCCGTCTGTCTGGTGCTGCTGGCCGGCTATCCGGTGGCCCTCAGCCTGGCCGGCACGGCGCTGCTGTTTGCCTTCGCCGGTGCCGCCTTCGGCGTCTTCGACATCACCCTGCTGCAGGCCCTGCCCAACCGCCTGTACGGCATCATGACCAACGAGACACTCATCGCCGTGCCGCTGTTCGTGTTCATGGGTGTCATGCTGGAACGCTCCCGGGTGGCGGAGAACCTGCTCGATACCATGGCCTCGCTGTTCGGTCCGCTGCGCGGCGGCCTGGGCATCTCGGTGGTGGTGGTAGGCATGCTGCTCGCCGCCAGCACCGGCATCGTCGGCGCCACCGTGGTCACCATGGGCCTGCTGTCCCTGCCCACCATGCTCAAGCGCGGCTACAGCCCGCGGCTCGCCGCCGGCACCATCTGCGCCTCCGGCACCCTGGGCCAGATCATCCCGCCCTCCATCATCCTGATCCTGCTCGGCGACGTGCTGTCGTCCGCCTACCAGCAGGCGCAACTGGACATGGGCATCTTCTCGCCGGAGACGGTGTCGGTGGGCGATCTGTTTGCCGGCGCGCTGTTCCCCGGCCTGCTGCTGGTGGTGATGTATATGCTCTATCTCATCGCCGTGGCGATGTTCAGCCCGCAGGCGATGCCGGCCCTGCCGCCGGAGGATCGTGCCCTGCGCGGCGCGGCGCTGGCCGAGCGCCTGTTCAAGGTGCTGCTGCCGCCGCTGCTGCTGATCCTGGCGGTGCTCGGCTCCATCATGGGCGGCATCGCCACCCCCACCGAGGCCGCCGCAGTAGGCGCCATCGGCGCCATGCTGCTGGCCGCCAGCCAGCGCCAGTTCGATCGGCGTCGTCTCACCGAGGTGATGCGCAGCACCACCCAGATCACCGCCATGGTGTTCCTCATCTTCGTCGGCGCCTCGCTGTTCTCCCTGGTGTTCCGCGGGTACGGCGGCGACGAGCTGATCAAGGAACTGTTGTCCGACCTGCCCGGCGGTGTCATCGGCGCGATGATCATCGTGATGCTGGTGATGTTCCTGCTCGGCTTCATCCTCGACTTCATCGAGATCACCTTGGTGGTGGTCCCCATCGTGGCACCGATCCTGCTCGCCATGGGGCTGGATCCGGTATGGCTCGGGGTAATGATCGCCATCAACCTGCAGACCTCCTTCCTCACCCCGCCATTCGGTTTCGCCCTGTTCTATCTGCGCGGCGTGGCACCGCCGCAGCTCAACACCCTGGACATCTACCGCGGTGTAGTCCCGTTCATCGTCATCCAGCTGCTGATGCTGGGCCTGCTGGCGTTGTGGCCGGAACTGGCCACCTGGCTGCCCGGCGTGGTCTACAGCGATTAA
- a CDS encoding DsrE family protein, translating into MRTALIPLLLLLSSHAGAEARVTTPPYAPPQVVYDFYLDHPAKMGAALYWIRSLVNPLSGEPYGFAPEMMSIKVVLHGTEIVTVAQKNYEKYRAEVERMRYYASLGVEFKVCALAAEDYHYVPQDFHDFIELVPSAFTELVHWQMQGYALITPQVPERHHTIEDIR; encoded by the coding sequence ATGCGTACTGCACTCATTCCCCTGCTATTGTTGTTGTCATCCCACGCGGGTGCCGAGGCGCGCGTCACGACGCCGCCCTATGCACCACCGCAGGTCGTATACGACTTCTATCTCGATCACCCCGCCAAGATGGGTGCCGCCCTGTACTGGATACGCTCCCTGGTCAATCCGTTGTCCGGTGAGCCTTATGGTTTTGCGCCGGAGATGATGTCCATCAAGGTGGTGCTGCACGGTACCGAGATCGTCACCGTGGCGCAGAAGAACTACGAGAAATACCGCGCTGAGGTGGAACGCATGCGCTACTACGCCAGCCTGGGCGTGGAGTTCAAGGTGTGTGCCCTGGCGGCGGAGGATTATCACTATGTGCCGCAGGATTTCCATGACTTCATCGAGCTGGTGCCGTCGGCCTTTACCGAACTGGTGCACTGGCAGATGCAGGGCTATGCGCTGATCACGCCGCAGGTGCCGGAGCGGCATCACACCATCGAGGATATACGCTGA
- a CDS encoding IS5 family transposase, with amino-acid sequence MKQLSMTTGFEKYTKATKRQAFLSDMDRLLPWAELCALIAPHYPQAGNGRPPKELEMMLRIHFLQQWFNLSDPMAEEALYDSLSMRAFAGIDLGEHPVPDETTICRFRHLLEQHGLGRKLFQQMHQYLQRHGFKLGTGTIVDATLISAPSSTKNKDQQRDPDMHQTKKGNQWYFGMKAHVGVDHRTKLIHSVVATAANVHDSHCLPDLLHGDETRVWGDSAYQGQTEVIKQHAPRARDLTHRRYRYKGWVDEAERAKNRLKSTIRARVEHSIGVIKRIFGFAKTRYRGLEKNANRLFVTCALANIYLVRRQLLRTLQA; translated from the coding sequence ATGAAACAACTGAGCATGACCACGGGGTTCGAGAAATACACCAAGGCGACCAAGCGCCAGGCGTTTCTGTCCGACATGGACCGCCTGCTGCCGTGGGCGGAGCTGTGCGCGCTGATAGCGCCGCACTACCCGCAGGCCGGTAACGGCCGGCCGCCGAAGGAGCTGGAGATGATGCTGCGCATCCACTTCCTCCAGCAGTGGTTCAATCTCTCGGACCCGATGGCCGAGGAAGCCCTGTACGACTCGCTCAGCATGCGCGCCTTCGCCGGCATCGACCTGGGCGAGCATCCGGTGCCGGACGAAACCACGATCTGCCGCTTCCGCCACCTGCTGGAGCAGCATGGCCTGGGTCGCAAGCTGTTCCAGCAGATGCACCAGTACCTGCAACGCCATGGCTTCAAGCTGGGCACCGGCACCATCGTCGATGCCACCCTCATCAGCGCCCCGTCCTCGACCAAGAACAAGGACCAGCAGCGCGACCCGGACATGCACCAGACCAAGAAGGGCAACCAGTGGTATTTCGGCATGAAGGCCCATGTCGGTGTCGACCACCGCACCAAGCTCATCCACTCGGTGGTGGCCACCGCCGCCAACGTCCACGACTCCCACTGCCTGCCCGACCTGCTGCACGGCGATGAAACCCGCGTCTGGGGGGATTCGGCCTATCAGGGCCAGACCGAGGTCATCAAACAGCATGCGCCCAGGGCCCGCGACCTCACCCACCGACGCTACCGCTACAAGGGCTGGGTCGACGAAGCCGAACGGGCGAAGAACCGCCTCAAGTCCACCATCCGGGCACGGGTCGAACACAGCATCGGTGTCATCAAACGGATATTCGGTTTTGCCAAGACCCGCTACCGGGGATTGGAGAAGAATGCCAACCGCCTGTTTGTCACCTGTGCCCTGGCCAACATCTACCTGGTGCGCAGGCAGCTGCTGCGTACTTTGCAGGCGTAG
- a CDS encoding group II truncated hemoglobin translates to MENPHYQRLGGAEGIRALVDRFYDLMDSRPELAELRAMHARSLRVSREKLFEFLSGWTGGPGLYEEKYGHPRLRMRHMPFAIDSDIRDQWMGCMRQALAETVTDGALRDELERALGKVADFMRNRPD, encoded by the coding sequence ATGGAAAATCCACACTACCAACGCCTGGGCGGCGCCGAGGGCATCCGTGCCCTGGTGGACCGCTTCTACGACCTGATGGACAGCCGGCCCGAACTGGCCGAACTGCGCGCCATGCACGCCAGGAGCCTGCGGGTTTCGCGCGAGAAGCTGTTCGAATTCCTCTCCGGCTGGACCGGCGGCCCCGGGCTGTACGAAGAGAAGTACGGCCATCCGCGCCTGCGCATGCGCCACATGCCCTTCGCCATCGACAGTGACATCCGCGACCAGTGGATGGGCTGCATGCGCCAGGCGCTGGCGGAAACCGTAACCGACGGGGCACTGCGCGACGAACTGGAGCGGGCGCTGGGCAAGGTGGCCGACTTCATGCGCAACCGTCCGGACTGA
- a CDS encoding YqcC family protein: protein MTDTDRLHRIADLLLAIEQEMRRIGLWEATAPSPASLASTLPFCHDTLEFTQWLQWIFLARMRALLESGAPLPTACDIHPLAEHSFLELPQDTTRLLELIAQIDRAISQRSD, encoded by the coding sequence ATGACCGACACCGACCGTCTGCATCGCATCGCCGATCTGCTTCTCGCCATCGAACAGGAGATGCGCCGCATCGGGCTGTGGGAAGCAACAGCACCCTCCCCGGCCAGCCTCGCCAGTACCCTGCCCTTCTGCCACGACACCCTGGAGTTTACGCAATGGCTGCAATGGATATTCCTGGCACGCATGCGTGCTCTGCTGGAAAGCGGTGCCCCCCTGCCCACCGCCTGCGACATCCATCCCCTGGCTGAGCACAGCTTTCTGGAACTGCCACAGGACACCACGCGGCTGCTGGAGCTGATTGCGCAAATCGATCGGGCCATCAGCCAGAGGTCGGATTAA
- a CDS encoding TRAP transporter substrate-binding protein, translating into MKRRDFIKGAGAGAVAAGAALAAPVVNAKAQYKWKMVTTWPKNFPGMGVGANHLAKLIEEMSDGRIEVKVFGAGELVPAFEIFDAVSRGTAEMGHGAAYYWKGKSEAAQFFAAVPFGMTAQEMNAWLYHGGGMALWEEVYKPFGLIPTAAINTGVQMGGWFNKEIRSLEDLKGLKMRIPGLGGEVLQRLGGTPVNLPGGEIYQALQSGNIDAVEWVGPYNDLAFGLHKAAKFYYYPGWHEPGTVLECFINEKAFKALPKALQTIVLTACKAANMDGLSDFTARNNEALHTLVTKHKVQLKKFPDDVLRQLKTTSDAVVAEIAAKDPLSKKVYESFTRFRDQVVAWHDVSERAFLNARAGA; encoded by the coding sequence ATGAAACGTCGTGACTTCATCAAGGGCGCGGGCGCCGGTGCGGTGGCCGCGGGTGCGGCGCTGGCGGCGCCGGTGGTCAACGCCAAGGCACAGTACAAGTGGAAGATGGTGACCACCTGGCCGAAGAATTTCCCCGGCATGGGCGTCGGCGCCAACCACTTGGCCAAGCTCATCGAGGAGATGAGTGATGGCCGCATCGAGGTGAAGGTGTTCGGTGCCGGTGAACTGGTGCCAGCCTTCGAGATCTTCGATGCGGTATCGCGCGGCACCGCCGAGATGGGGCATGGTGCGGCCTACTACTGGAAGGGCAAGAGCGAAGCGGCGCAGTTTTTTGCCGCCGTGCCCTTCGGCATGACCGCGCAGGAGATGAATGCCTGGTTGTACCACGGCGGCGGCATGGCGCTGTGGGAAGAGGTCTATAAGCCCTTCGGCCTGATCCCCACTGCGGCGATCAACACCGGTGTGCAGATGGGCGGCTGGTTCAACAAGGAGATCAGGAGCCTTGAAGATCTCAAGGGTCTCAAGATGCGCATCCCCGGTCTCGGCGGCGAGGTGCTGCAGCGTCTGGGCGGTACGCCGGTGAATCTGCCCGGCGGTGAGATCTATCAGGCGCTGCAATCGGGCAACATCGATGCGGTGGAGTGGGTCGGTCCGTACAATGACCTGGCCTTCGGCCTGCACAAGGCGGCCAAGTTCTACTACTACCCGGGCTGGCACGAGCCGGGCACGGTGCTGGAATGCTTCATCAACGAGAAGGCCTTCAAGGCCCTGCCCAAGGCCCTGCAGACTATCGTACTTACCGCCTGCAAGGCGGCGAACATGGACGGCCTGTCCGATTTCACCGCGCGCAACAATGAGGCACTGCATACCCTGGTGACCAAGCACAAGGTGCAGCTGAAGAAGTTCCCCGACGACGTGCTGCGCCAGCTGAAGACCACTTCGGATGCGGTGGTGGCGGAGATCGCGGCCAAGGATCCGCTGTCGAAGAAGGTATACGAATCCTTCACCCGTTTCCGCGATCAGGTAGTGGCCTGGCACGACGTATCGGAGCGCGCCTTCCTCAACGCGCGGGCGGGTGCTTAG
- a CDS encoding DUF2782 domain-containing protein — protein sequence MRPTFLAAALLLIGYAHAAGQLDPLPPPPLPDAEAVEEAEELQPEVTIRSRGDATVEEYRVNGRLYMVKISPSRGYPYYLIDSDGDGSFETRRNELDPPNINQWILFRW from the coding sequence ATGCGCCCAACCTTTCTTGCCGCCGCCCTGCTCCTCATCGGGTACGCCCATGCCGCCGGGCAGCTCGATCCCTTGCCGCCCCCGCCGCTGCCCGATGCGGAAGCCGTCGAAGAGGCGGAGGAACTGCAGCCCGAGGTCACCATCCGCAGCCGCGGCGATGCCACGGTGGAGGAATATCGCGTCAACGGCCGCCTGTACATGGTGAAGATCAGCCCCAGTCGCGGCTACCCCTATTACCTCATCGACAGCGACGGCGACGGCAGTTTCGAGACGCGCCGCAACGAGCTGGACCCGCCCAATATCAATCAGTGGATACTGTTCCGCTGGTAA